A window of the Branchiostoma lanceolatum isolate klBraLanc5 chromosome 13, klBraLanc5.hap2, whole genome shotgun sequence genome harbors these coding sequences:
- the LOC136447046 gene encoding autophagy-related protein 9A-like, translating into MAQLETSYRRLDSFYDEEMDSPPNERELLVHAVDSNKAHRWNHIENLDDFFTRVYQYHQRHGFLCMMLAEILELLQFIFVLLFTTFLLQCVHYDVLFGDKNPHPDRKVTLPEALVPLDQCASSLDSRIVVCLVLASFFWFLRFIKVVYNFFRYWEIRTFYTQALKISHNDLPNMTWHEVQRCLRQVQVEQQMCIHKQELTELDIYHRILRFKNYTVAMVNKSLLQLKFQLPGMGELVFLTNGLKYNLEMILFWGPWSPFANNWHLKEDYKKSSKRVELANKLSRHILWVGIANLLLCPFILMWQILYSFFTYAEVLKRQPGSLGARKWSLYGRLYLRHFNELDHELNARLTRAYQPAAKYMNSFTSHVMTLIARHVAFLAGSIFAVLVVLTIYDEDVLTIEHVLTITTLMGVLVAGCRALIPDENMVFCPEQLMVCILAQIHYMPDRWKGQAHTYRVRDEFSQLFQYKAVFLLEELLSPIITPLILIFSLRSKALDIVDFFRNFTVDVVGVGDVCSFAQMDIKRHGNPQWTGEKQQTDVSQYHQAEDGKTELSLMHFTLTNPTWQPPRHCNKFINHLKEQAHKDVNMLNSAVMVDNPFFQSLQSLSSAGYPSMMTSLMVGRLGPDATLVPQREPGGGAEPLQQGNAQPGTNAPVRYGLVRGDISSIEGPIQAPNTGLLGSSTMGPRGSTSIHHALPPTPEPVSLQETMAPTELMAAEMSFSALYMHQLHQTQTHHDHQDQEAQRAWRQPTSPAFYGTTTPANQQRPSPGGVEDSRTSEAGQWHSVGSTTMPGIDEAPSEETDTLSYTPPNV; encoded by the exons GTGTACCAGTACCACCAGCGCCATGGCTTCCTCTGTATGATGCTGGCGGAAATTCTGGAGCTACT gcaaTTCATCTTCGTCTTGCTTTTCACCACGTTCCTGCTGCAGTGTGTGCATTATGACGTGCTGTTTGGGGACAAG AACCCCCACCCAGATAGAAAGGTGACCCTACCTGAAGCCCTGGTGCCATTGGACCAATGTGCAAGCAG CTTGGACTCCAGAATCGTTGTCTGTCTGGTGTTGGCCTCCTTCTTCTGGTTCCTTCGCTTCATAAAGGTCGTCTACAACTTCTTCCGCTACTGGGAGATCAGGACGTTCTACACACAGGCCCTCAAGATATCACAC AATGACCTGCCCAACATGACCTGGCATGAGGTGCAGCGCTGCCTCCGGCAGGTTCAGGTGGAACAGCAGATGTGCATCCACAAACAGGAACTCACAGAACTGG ATATTTACCACAGAATCCTACGCTTCAAAAACTACACGGTTGCCATGGTAAACAAGTCGCTGCTACAGCTCAAGTTTCAACTGCCAGGCATGGGGGAACT AGTTTTCCTGACCAATGGCTTGAAATACAACTTGGAAATGATACTATTTT GGGGCCCATGGTCTCCGTTTGCCAACAACTGGCACCTGAAAGAAGACTACAAGAAGAGCAGCAAGAGAGTGGAACTCGCAAACAA gttgtcCCGACACATCCTGTGGGTGGGTATAGCAAACCTGCTCCTGTGTCCCTTCATCCTGATGTGGCAGATCCTGTACTCCTTCTTCACCTACGCTGAGGTGCTGAAACGCCAGCCGGGCAGCCTTGGTGCTCGCAAATG GTCCCTTTATGGACGTCTCTATCTCCGACATTTCAATGAGCTAGATCATGAGCTTAATGCAAG actAACCCGAGCCTATCAGCCTGCTGCGAAATACATGAACTCCTTCACATCCCATGTCATGACACTTATAGCAAG ACATGTGGCATTTTTGGCTGGTTCTATCTTTGCCGTGTTGGTGGTTCTGACTATCTATGATGAAGATGTCCTGACTATCGAACATGTCCTGACCATCACCACTCTCATGG GTGTGCTCGTGGCTGGTTGTCGGGCACTTATACCAGATGAG AATATGGTATTCTGCCCTGAGCAGCTGATGGTGTGTATCCTGGCGCAGATCCACTACATGCCTGACCGGTGGAAGGGACAGGCGCACACCTACAGGGTCAGGGACGAGTTCTCTCAGCTCTTCCAGTACAAGGCT GTGTTCCTGCTTGAGGAGTTGCTCAGCCCCATCATCACTCCCCTCATCCTGATTTTCTCGCTGCGCTCCAAGGCGCTGGACATCGTGGACTTCTTCAGGAACTTCACGGTGGACGTGGTCGGAGTAGGAGATGTCTGCTCCTTCGCTCAGATGGACATCAAACGTCACGGCAACCCACAG TGGACGGGTGAGAAGCAGCAGACAGATGTGTCCCAGTACCACCAGGCTGAGGACGGCAAGACTGAGCTGTCCCTCATGCACTTCACACTCACTAACCCCACCTGGCAGCCGCCCCGGCACTGCAACAAGTTCATCAACCACCTCAAGGAACAAG CCCACAAAGACGTTAACATGCTGAACAGTGCAGTCATGGTGGACAACCCATTCTTCCAGTCCCTACAGTCTCTGTCATCAGCTGGG TACCCCAGTATGATGACCAGCCTGATGGTTGGGAGACTGGGTCCTGACGCGACGTTGGTCCCGCAACGAGAACCCGGCGGTGGTGCCGAGCCCCTGCAGCAGGGTAATGCCCAACCCGGCACGAATGCACCTGTACGGTACGGGCTGGTCCGAGGGGACATCAGTAGTATAGAGGGTCCCATACAGGCTCCCAACACTGGGCTGCTGGGCAG TTCTACCATGGGCCCGCGTGGATCGACCAGTATCCACCACGCCCTCCCCCCCACTCCAGAACCAGTCAGTCTACAGGAGACCATGGCTCCCACGGAGCTGATGGCAGCTGAGATGAGCTTCAGCGCACTGTACATGCACCAG CTTCACCAGACCCAGACCCACCATGATCACCAGGACCAGGAGGCCCAGCGTGCCTGGAGACAGCCCACCTCCCCGGCCTTCTACGGCACAACCACGCCTGCCAACCAGCAAAG ACCAAGTCCTGGCGGAGTAGAGGACAGCAGGACTTCTGAGGCAGGCCAGTGGCACAGTGTTGGCTCCACGACCATGCCGGGCATCGACGAAGCTCCCTCTGAGGAAACTGACACACTCAG ctACACTCCGCCCAATGTGTGA